Proteins encoded in a region of the Desulfosoma sp. genome:
- a CDS encoding bifunctional nuclease family protein, protein MYRLMKVAGLVMDPQTNTPIVILNDPEGDEHLPIWIGLLEATSIATELENIKFPRPMTHDLMKNLLDYLHVQVEKIEVCDLRENTYYALIYLRTEMGVSPIDSRPSDAIAIALRTNAPIYVKEEVLRRSHKVSEKETHPVFRQEDKDNLEELLEKLDPEDFGKYKM, encoded by the coding sequence ATGTATCGATTGATGAAGGTCGCCGGTTTGGTTATGGACCCGCAGACCAACACGCCCATCGTTATTTTGAATGATCCTGAGGGAGACGAGCATCTGCCCATCTGGATCGGTCTGCTGGAAGCGACATCCATTGCCACAGAATTAGAAAATATCAAGTTTCCTCGGCCCATGACTCACGATCTGATGAAGAACCTTTTGGATTACCTCCATGTCCAGGTAGAAAAGATCGAGGTCTGCGACCTGAGAGAAAACACTTATTATGCCTTGATCTATCTGCGTACGGAAATGGGAGTCAGTCCCATCGATTCACGTCCCAGTGATGCCATTGCCATTGCCTTGCGCACCAACGCCCCCATTTACGTGAAGGAAGAAGTCCTGCGGCGTTCCCACAAGGTGTCCGAAAAGGAAACCCACCCTGTATTTCGCCAGGAAGACAAGGACAATCTGGAAGAACTGCTGGAAAAACTGGATCCCGAAGACTTCGGTAAATACAAAATGTGA
- the miaB gene encoding tRNA (N6-isopentenyl adenosine(37)-C2)-methylthiotransferase MiaB has protein sequence MEGLCLDSAAQPLRLYIHTFGCQMNVYDSLRVQRLLAQDGYTLTSSAADADVIFINTCSVREKAEQKVYSLLGRLRRLKYRTPSLVIVVGGCVAQQLGTSLLERFPYVDVVLGTRALGSLPDILRSVRVGGSRVAHVPNEDEEGWRELFGQTEAWATDVVAPVTVMQGCDNFCTYCIVPYVRGRERSRPVREILREVQILVEKGAREVLLLGQNVNSYGKGLHEKTRFSDLLRLIAQETDALRIRFTTSHPKDLTEDLIQCFVDVRKLCPHIHLPFQAGSDRILEKMNRGYKRQDYLRKVELLRAACPEIAISADVMVGFPGETRQDFEDTLELIRTVQFDSLFSFRYSDRPLTAARLFPDKISEEEKAYRLTQLQALQAAITLKKNSQEVGRTREVLVESTSKAGQGEMSGRTPQNRIVNFPGPETLKGCIIPVRIIEAYAHSLKGGPACSLQEDNGETSLNFGKL, from the coding sequence ATGGAAGGACTTTGTTTAGATTCAGCAGCGCAACCTCTGAGGCTTTATATCCACACCTTCGGCTGCCAGATGAATGTTTATGATTCCCTACGTGTGCAGCGGTTGCTGGCTCAAGACGGCTACACGCTCACCTCAAGCGCAGCCGATGCGGACGTTATTTTCATCAACACATGTTCCGTACGGGAAAAAGCCGAACAAAAGGTGTATTCCCTTCTCGGACGACTGCGGCGTTTGAAATATCGCACGCCTTCCCTGGTGATTGTGGTCGGCGGTTGCGTGGCTCAACAGCTGGGAACTTCCCTTCTGGAACGCTTCCCTTATGTGGATGTCGTTCTGGGAACTCGAGCTTTGGGATCTTTGCCGGACATTCTTCGTTCCGTCCGTGTTGGCGGTTCCAGAGTGGCCCATGTGCCGAATGAGGATGAAGAAGGCTGGCGGGAACTTTTTGGCCAAACAGAAGCGTGGGCAACGGATGTAGTCGCCCCGGTCACGGTCATGCAGGGTTGTGACAACTTTTGCACCTACTGTATCGTGCCTTATGTGCGCGGTAGGGAACGAAGTCGTCCGGTACGGGAAATTCTTCGAGAGGTTCAGATTTTGGTGGAAAAAGGAGCCCGCGAAGTTCTTCTTTTGGGCCAAAATGTCAACAGCTACGGCAAGGGATTGCACGAAAAAACACGCTTTTCCGATCTGTTACGCCTGATCGCTCAAGAAACAGACGCGCTTCGTATCCGTTTCACTACGTCCCATCCCAAGGACCTGACGGAAGATTTGATCCAATGCTTTGTGGATGTGCGAAAGTTGTGCCCGCACATACACTTACCCTTTCAGGCGGGATCCGATCGCATTCTTGAGAAAATGAACCGAGGGTACAAGCGGCAGGATTACTTGAGAAAAGTGGAGCTCCTTCGAGCCGCATGCCCGGAGATCGCCATTTCTGCAGATGTCATGGTGGGTTTTCCCGGAGAAACTCGACAAGATTTTGAGGACACTCTGGAACTTATTCGCACCGTGCAGTTCGATAGCTTGTTTTCCTTTCGCTACTCCGACCGTCCCTTGACAGCGGCACGGCTCTTTCCCGACAAGATCAGCGAGGAAGAAAAAGCCTACCGACTCACGCAACTGCAAGCGCTGCAAGCGGCCATCACCTTGAAAAAGAACTCGCAAGAAGTCGGCAGAACCCGCGAGGTGCTTGTGGAATCCACGAGCAAGGCCGGGCAAGGAGAAATGAGTGGGCGCACCCCGCAGAACCGCATCGTCAATTTTCCAGGTCCTGAAACATTGAAAGGTTGCATCATCCCGGTAAGAATTATCGAAGCCTATGCACATTCGCTCAAGGGAGGGCCGGCTTGCTCGCTTCAGGAAGACAACGGTGAGACTTCCTTGAATTTCGGGAAGCTTTGA